Proteins found in one Muntiacus reevesi chromosome 2, mMunRee1.1, whole genome shotgun sequence genomic segment:
- the SNRPB2 gene encoding U2 small nuclear ribonucleoprotein B'', producing the protein MDIRPNHTIYINNMNDKIKKEELKRSLYALFSQFGHVVDIVALKTMKMRGQAFVIFKELGSSTNALRQLQGFPFYGKPMRIQYAKTDSDIISKMRGTFADKEKKKEKKKAKTVEQTATTVNKKPGQGTPNSANTQGNATQNPQVPDYPPNYILFLNNLPEETNEMMLSMLFNQFPGFKEVRLVPGRHDIAFVEFENDGQAGAARDALQGFKITPSHAMKITYAKK; encoded by the exons ATGGATATCAGACCAAATCACACAATTTATATCAACAATATGAAtgacaaaattaaaaaggaag AATTGAAGAGATCCCTGTATGCCCTGTTTTCTCAATTTGGCCACGTGGTAGATATCGTTGCTTTGAAGACGATGAAGATGAGGGGACAAGCCTTTGTTATATTTAAGGAACTGGGCTCATCTACAAATGCCTTGAGACAGTTACAAGGATTTCCATTTTATGGCAAACCAATG cGAATCCAGTATGCCAAAACAGATTCTGATATAATATCTAAAATGCGTGGCACTTTTgctgacaaagaaaagaaaaaagaaaagaagaaagccaaAACTGTGGAACAGACTGCAACAACCGTGAACAAAAAGCCTGGTCAG gGAACACCAAATTCAGCTAATACCCAAGGAAATGCAACACAAAATCCTCAg gtcCCTGATTACCCTCCAAACTATATTTTATTCCTTAATAATTTACCAGAAGAGACTAATGAGATGATGCTATCCATGCTGTTTAATCA GTTCCCTGGTTTCAAGGAAGTACGTTTGGTACCTGGGAGGCATGACATCGCTTTTGTTGAATTTGAAAATGATGGACAGGCTGGGGCTGCCAGGGATGCTCTGCAGGGATTTAAGATCACACCGTCCCATGCCATGAAGATCACCTATGCCAAAAAATAA